One window of the Thermococcus sp. P6 genome contains the following:
- the asnS gene encoding asparagine--tRNA ligase, with translation MIDKVYCADVRPDMEGKRVKLAGWVYRKREVGKKVFIVLRDSSGVIQTVFKKEASEEAYAKAKKVGIESSVIIEGTVRADPRAPGGAEVHADRMEIIQNVEFFPITKDASEEFLLDVRHLHLHSPKVADILKVKGTIMQAAREWLLQDGWYEVFPPILVTGAVEGGATLFKLKYFDRTAYLSQSAQLYLEAAIFGLEKVWSLTPSFRAEKSRTRRHLTEFWHLELEAAWMDLWDIMKVEEELVSHMVQRTLEIRRKEVERFRKDLTTLKNTVPPFPRISYDEAIDILQSKGVEIEWGEDMGADEERILTEEFESPFFVYGYPKHIKAFYMKEDPEDPRKVLASDMLAPEGYGEVIGGSQREDDYDKLVQRILEEGMDPENYGWYLDLRKYGSVPHSGFGLGLERLVAWFLKLEHVRWATLFPRTPSRLYP, from the coding sequence ATGATCGATAAGGTTTACTGTGCCGATGTACGGCCGGATATGGAAGGAAAAAGGGTTAAACTCGCGGGATGGGTTTACAGAAAGAGGGAAGTTGGAAAGAAGGTGTTCATAGTCCTCCGTGACTCAAGCGGAGTGATTCAGACGGTCTTCAAGAAGGAAGCGAGTGAGGAAGCCTACGCCAAGGCAAAGAAAGTTGGTATAGAGTCGAGCGTTATCATCGAAGGGACCGTAAGGGCCGATCCTCGAGCTCCGGGAGGAGCGGAGGTTCATGCGGATCGCATGGAGATCATCCAGAACGTTGAGTTCTTCCCCATAACCAAGGACGCAAGCGAGGAGTTCCTGCTGGATGTGAGGCACCTTCACCTCCACTCCCCCAAGGTTGCCGACATCCTGAAGGTAAAGGGAACCATAATGCAGGCGGCGAGGGAGTGGCTCCTTCAGGATGGCTGGTACGAGGTCTTCCCGCCGATACTCGTGACGGGGGCCGTTGAAGGAGGAGCGACCCTCTTCAAGCTCAAATACTTCGACAGGACGGCCTATCTGAGCCAGTCCGCACAGCTCTATCTTGAGGCGGCCATCTTCGGCCTCGAAAAGGTGTGGAGCCTGACGCCGAGCTTCAGGGCCGAGAAGAGCAGGACGAGGAGGCACCTCACGGAGTTCTGGCACCTCGAGCTCGAGGCGGCGTGGATGGATCTGTGGGACATCATGAAGGTCGAGGAGGAGCTCGTAAGCCACATGGTCCAGCGCACGCTGGAGATCAGGAGGAAGGAGGTCGAGAGGTTTAGAAAGGATCTCACGACGCTTAAGAACACGGTCCCGCCCTTCCCAAGGATAAGCTACGACGAAGCGATAGATATCCTCCAGAGCAAGGGGGTTGAAATAGAGTGGGGCGAAGATATGGGGGCGGATGAGGAGAGGATTTTAACCGAGGAGTTCGAGAGCCCCTTCTTCGTTTACGGCTATCCAAAGCACATAAAGGCCTTCTACATGAAGGAGGATCCAGAGGATCCGAGGAAGGTCCTCGCAAGCGACATGCTGGCCCCCGAAGGATACGGCGAGGTCATAGGGGGTTCCCAGCGTGAGGACGACTACGACAAACTCGTGCAGCGCATCCTCGAGGAGGGCATGGATCCGGAGAACTACGGGTGGTACCTCGACCTGAGGAAGTACGGCTCGGTTCCCCACAGCGGCTTCGGTCTCGGTCTGGAACGTTTAGTGGCATGGTTCCTGAAGCTTGAGCACGTCCGCTGGGCGACGCTCTTCCCGAGAACACCGAGCAGGCTCTATCCCTGA